One Silurus meridionalis isolate SWU-2019-XX chromosome 10, ASM1480568v1, whole genome shotgun sequence genomic window carries:
- the LOC124392541 gene encoding zinc fingers and homeoboxes protein 2-like, which translates to MSSRRKSFIPCMVSVSDVEMGGPMEMDILDDKFVEDRPSFKQPSIDMHQDSRQCAVEEDVEGHVDGIGEKMEEKSFTSQKQQSRGYQCKYCSFSTQNLSKFKEHVYSTHPNVILNPLYLCAVCNFSTKKFDSLTEHNETEHPGESNFKFKRLKLDNQTVLEQTIENEADSNSPESKLMQDDEDAFEFLPSCPSAMPNVENAIFNYVNDVDSNLDHLLLNDQITAVNVNGTIIIPEPMMLEGLSHVMPLLQRPPNLSSIPTIAVPLNTSKYNPLLDSNTTLITSFNKFPYPTHAELSWLTAASKHPEEQIKVWFTTQRLKQGITWSPEEVEEARKKMFNGCMPPSHHTFTVLPTPVSEPVATSQSVAPAVSCHLIGHSTLSPAATANGTSGACAAVTVTTVTNMHNLKRPLGSSAIAHDVKRPMIPTDEHKEKLCMAPPPVPPLERLSMAPPPVPPENKRSMLPPLIATDMKRPVVTPYALLKGKMPMVFSIAPLKDKIPMAPPPLLPRDRHPMVPLVSADLKRSTVPQQMRNQCPAFSAISKDKLSPLPTHLSLPLVPPLVTSQLKRPPIIQTARAPTVAPTLIPTFSLESKPLELSVEQKPTSSESRPTESQNGNNRVPCGDGKKWFSDQSALAHNGLQHLSNNFAPKERPKTVPTQFPLLERLKGKTAEQLKVLEESFQRNSFPSQNEVDHIAITTRLSREEIDSWFSERRALRDNLEKALLNSMGSKRTDISERRSLSQHQHALLNGVYKQGGLPMCPLPPIIAPTSSSVPMDRKSLNQLKDVFVQTRWPSPEEYSYLETQTGLARTDIVRWFKDSRLSLRSGTVEWKELYHKQSGSESNGRLISDQPCNITLPSQERKTPTAECAKLSSQEIKEWFNNSLGQRGPEVGRNGGQNGGSGEKCGGWMEEAVGTKMASRELVSDTD; encoded by the coding sequence ATGTCCAGCCGAAGGAAGTCCTTTATTCCCTGCATGGTTTCTGTTAGTGATGTGGAAATGGGTGGCCCTATGGAAATGGATATCTTGGATGACAAATTCGTGGAGGACAGACCTTCCTTTAAGCAGCCTTCAATAGATATGCATCAGGATTCAAGGCAGTGTGCGGTTGAAGAGGATGTGGAGGGTCATGTGGACGGGATTGGAGAGAAGATGGAAGAGAAGTCCTTCACCTCACAGAAACAACAGAGTAGGGGCTACCAGTGTAAGTACTGCTCCTTCTCCACCCAGAATCTCAGCAAATTCAAAGAGCATGTGTACTCTACTCACCCCAATGTCATTCTGAACCCTCTGTACCTATGTGCTGTCTGCAACTTCAGCACCAAGAAGTTTGACTCTCTCACAGAACACAATGAAACCGAGCACCCAGGTGAAAGCAATTTCAAGTTCAAGCGGCTTAAACTTGACAATCAGACCGTTCTAGAGCAAACCATTGAGAATGAGGCTGACTCAAACTCTCCAGAATCTAAGCTTATGCAAGATGATGAAGATGCCTTTGAATTTTTACCCTCATGTCCATCAGCAATGCCAAATGTCGAAAATgctatttttaattatgtaaatgatGTCGACAGCAATTTAGATCATCTGCTCTTAAACGATCAGATCACTGCAGTGAATGTAAATGGAACAATCATCATCCCTGAGCCCATGATGCTGGAAGGGCTCTCCCATGTCATGCCGCTTTTGCAGCGGCCCCCGAACCTGAGCTCCATTCCAACAATCGCAGTCCCTCTGAACACAAGCAAGTACAATCCATTATTGGACAGCAACACTACACTCATCACCTCCTTCAACAAATTTCCATATCCGACTCATGCAGAACTCTCGTGGCTCACTGCTGCTTCCAAGCACCCTGAAGAGCAGATCAAGGTGTGGTTCACCACTCAGCGACTCAAACAAGGCATCACCTGGTCACCAGAAGAAGTGGAGGAAGCTCGCAAAAAGATGTTCAATGGCTGCATGCCTCCTTCTCACCACACATTCACCGTTTTGCCTACGCCCGTGAGCGAACCAGTTGCCACCAGCCAGTCTGTTGCACCAGCAGTGTCCTGCCATCTTATTGGACACTCCACCCTGTCACCTGCTGCAACTGCAAATGGAACTTCTGGTGCCTGTGCGGCTGTCACTGTGACAACAGTTACTAATATGCATAATCTCAAGCGTCCTTTGGGATCATCAGCGATAGCCCATGATGTGAAACGTCCTATGATTCCTACAGATGAACACAAAGAAAAATTATGCATGGCACCTCCACCAGTCCCTCCCCTAGAGAGATTATCAATGGCTCCTCCTCCTGTACCTCCAGAGAACAAAAGATCCATGCTCCCACCTTTGATTGCAACTGACATGAAACGACCTGTTGTTACCCCGTATGCTTTGCTCAAAGGGAAGATGCCAATGGTATTTTCAATAGCACCCCTTAAAGATAAGATACCCATGGCCCCCCCTCCCCTGTTACCCAGAGATAGACACCCTATGGTTCCCCTTGTCTCAGCTGATCTAAAGAGGTCTACAGTTCCCCAGCAAATGAGAAATCAATGTCCTGCCTTTTCTGCCATTTCTAAAGACAAATTGTCACCGTTACCTACTCATTTAAGCTTACCGTTGGTGCCCCCATTGGTGACTTCTCAACTCAAGAGACCACCAATTATTCAAACTGCACGGGCCCCAACTGTCGCCCCGACCTTGATCCCCACTTTCTCTCTGGAGAGTAAACCACTAGAGCTGTCAGTGGAGCAGAAGCCCACAAGCTCAGAGAGTCGACCCACAGAGAGTCAGAATGGCAATAATAGAGTCCCCTGTGGGGATGGTAAAAAATGGTTTTCTGATCAGAGTGCACTGGCCCATAATGGTTTACAGCACTTAAGTAATAACTTTGCTCCAAAGGAGCGTCCAAAAACAGTCCCAACCCAGTTCCCTCTCCTGGAAAGATTGAAGGGGAAAACTGCTGAGCAGCTAAAGGTTTTAGAAGAGAGTTTTCAGAGAAATAGTTTCCCATCACAAAACGAGGTTGACCACATTGCAATCACGACGAGACTCTCTAGAGAGGAGATTGACAGCTGGTTTTCAGAAAGAAGAGCCCTTCGAGACAACTTAGAAAAAGCCCTTCTAAATTCCATGGGGTCCAAGAGGACTGATATTTCAGAGAGAAGATCACTTTCACAGCACCAGCATGCTTTGCTTAATGGAGTTTACAAACAAGGTGGGTTACCCATGTGCCCTCTGCCTCCTATCATTGCCCCCACCTCGTCATCTGTGCCTATGGATAGGAAGTCCCTCAATCAACTTAAAGATGTCTTTGTACAAACACGGTGGCCTTCACCTGAAGAATATAGTTACCTAGAGACACAGACAGGTTTGGCTCGTACTGACATCGTCAGATGGTTCAAAGACAGCCGTCTGTCTCTGCGCAGTGGAACTGTAGAGTGGAAAGAGCTGTACCACAAGCAAAGTGGCAGTGAGTCGAATGGCCGGCTGATCTCAGATCAGCCATGTAATATCACCCTGCCAAGCCAGGAACGGAAGACGCCTACTGCAGAGTGCGCCAAACTAAGCAGCCAAGAGATCAAAGAGTGGTTCAACAACTCGCTGGGCCAGCGTGGGCCTGAAGTGGGGAGGAACGGAGGTCAGAATGGAGGTAGTGGGGAAAAGTGTGGAGGCTGGATGGAAGAAGCAGTGGGGACTAAGATGGCGTCGCGAGAGCTGGTCTCAGACACAGATTAG